In Penaeus vannamei isolate JL-2024 chromosome 40, ASM4276789v1, whole genome shotgun sequence, the genomic stretch TTGCGGTTAAGGTCAGGCGACACCCTCCCTTCCCAAGTACTGAAGAGATGAGGCTGAAGGGATGATCATAACGGATTTTGCGCTGGCCCTTTTTGTCTTTATCCTCTGCTGCCATTTTCAGCTGATGGATGTCCTTCAGGGTGGAAATAAAGGTATCTCTATCCTCATCTTTACCCATGATTTAAactgtgtttttttattactttagcACCAGGACTTTATACTGCATGCAGAGGTTTCTAAATTGCTAGCCCGTAATGCCAGCGATGCCTCTTTGGCCAGTCTCAGTCTCGATAGACCTTGTCACAGCTTTACCTCTTGCAGCCTTTGTTAGGATTACATTGATCTCCGAGGCAAATCCATCTGCATCCTGTGCATTTCCTTTAAACGAGAGGCACTGTGATGTCCTGCCTATATGAACCTTAACGCAATATTTGCGGTTAAGGTCAGTCAGGCGAAACCCTCCCTTCCTGAGTATTAAAGGGATGAGATAGGGATCATAAGGGATTTTACGCTGGCACTTTTGATATTTAACTTCTGCTGCTATTTTCTGCTGCTGGATGTCCTTCACGACGGAAATAAAGGCATCTACATCCTCATCTCCCCATAATGGAAACTGAGTTTTGTTCCTTCGGCCCCAGGTCTTTATACTGGACACAGAGGTTTCCAGATTGCTTACCGGTAATGCCAACGATGCCTCTTTGGTCAGTCTCAATCTCGATAGAAATATCACAGGCTTTACTCCTGCAGCCTTTGTTAGGGTTGCATTGATCTCCGAGGCAAATCCATCTACACTCTATGCAGTTCCTTTAAACGAAACTGTGATATGCTGTCTATATGAACCTTAACGCAATATTTGTGGCTATCAGTCAGGCGACTTCCTCCCTTCCCGAGTATCAGAGGGGTGAGGTTAGGATCTTAAGGAATTTTGCGTTGGCGCTTTTGATCCTTAACCTCTGCTGCTGGATGTCCTTGGCCTCGGTCAGCAATTCAccggcgtcttccgtccgctcgacgatcTCCTCGGCCTGGGCCAactcttcttcggcgtcttccgtccgctcgacgacctcctcggaCTCGtccagctcttcttcggcgtcttcaGTCCACTCGACGACCTCCTCGGCCTGGGCCAGCTCTTCATTGGCCTTTTTCTCTCCTGTCGATGACCTCCTCCGACTCGACCAGCTCTTCTTcagcgtcttccgtccgctcgacgacctcctcggcCTCGTCTAGCTCTTCTTCGGCGAATTCCGTCCACTCGACGACTTCCTtagcctcggccagctcttcttcggcgtcttccgtccgctcgacgacctcggCCTCGGTCAactcttcttcggcgtcttccgtccgctcgacgagcTCCTAGACCTCGaccagctcttcttcggcgtcttccgtccACTCGACGATCTCCTCGGCCTGGGCCAactcttcttcggcgtcttccgtccgctcgacgacctcctcggaCTCGtccagctcttcttcggcgtcttcaGTCCACTCGACGACCTCCTCGGCCTGGGCCAGCTCTTCATTGGCCTTTTTCTCTCCTGTCGATGACCTCCTCCGACTCGACCAGCTCTTCTTcagcgtcttccgtccgctcgacgacctcctcggcCTCGTCTAGCTCTTCTTCGGCGAATTCCGTCCACTCGACGACTTCCTtagcctcggccagctcttcttcggcgtcttccgtccgctcgacgacctcggCCTCGGTCAactcttcttcggcgtcttccgtccACTCGATGACCTCCTCGGCCTGGGCCAGCTCTTCATTGGCGTCTTCCCTCCGGTCAACGACCTCccccgcctcggccagctcttcttcggcgtcttccgtccACTCGACGACCTCCTCGGCCTCGGTCAGCTTTTCTTCGACGtattccgtccgctcgacgacctcctcggcCTCGGTCAGCTCTTCCGCATTTTCCGTCCGCTCGACGGcgatctcttcctccacctcgggCAGTTCGGATTCTGAAGGTGGAGAGACGGCTAGTCCCGCCGTCTTAAATATGGTCCGATATATATTCAGCAGCATCGCTAAAAtaaattctttattatttctagcgAGGGCTAAATGCAGAATAAGGAGACCATAAATAAGACACCGACAGGAATATCGATGCGGTCTTTTTCGTTCCGCAGACCACTCAAGTACCATTCCTCCAGCTCTGTGAATGTGGTATCTTTATGAAAGATGATACCCCTACCTACAAGTCCAAGACCGTTATAAGCTTTTTCACTGACCACATTATTATCTTAAAATGTCCTGACTTTAACCCCATAGAGAATCCCTGAAATAGCATGATAAAACAAGGGTCCAGAGGCAGGATCCGGCAATATCAACGACCTAAATGAAGCACTGAAGAAGTGGTGGATCAGGGACCCCATTTACTTTAGTAACCTTGTTGAATCAATACCACATGACTGCAAAGTACTGACTGGAAGAAAATTTCTGCAACAAAACTCAGGGATAGTTAAATATTTTCTGTCATccgtgtattattatcatttttattttttgccggCACTGTATAGATagtagtatatctatatatacatatgtaggtatgtatataatacaaatgtatacatatatatatatatatatatatatatatatatatatatatatatatatacacacacacacacacacacacacacacacacacacacacacacacacacacacacacacacatatatatatatatatatatatatatatatatatatatatatatatatacgtatatatatatctatatctatctatctatctatctatctatctatctatatctatctatctatctatctatctatctatctatctatctatctatctatctatctatctatctatctatatatataaatatatatatatatatatatatatatatatatatatatatatatacatatatatacatacacaaacacacacacacacaaacacacacgcatgcacacacacacacacacacacacacacacacacacacacactcacacacacacacaaacacgcacacacacacacacacacactcacaaacatatatatatatatatatatatatatatatatatatatatatatatatatatatatatgtatatatatataaatatatatatatatatatatatatatatatatatatatatatacatatatatatatatatatatatatatatatatatatatatatatatatatatatatatatatatatatgtgggtgtgtgtgtgtgtgtgtgtgtgtgtgtgtgtgtgtgtgtgagtgtgtgtgtgtgtgtgtacatatatatagatatatatttttatatatatatatatatatatatatatatatatatatatatatatatttatctagctatctgtctgtttatctatttgtctctctctctctcatatatatatgtatatatatatatatatatatatatatatatatatatatatatatatatatatatatatatatatgtatatatacatatatgagagtgagagagacaaatagataaacagacagatagctagctaaatatatatatatatatatatatatatatatatatatatatatatatatatatatatatatatatatatatatatatatatatatatatatatatatatatatatatatatatatatatatatatatatatatatatatatatgtacacacacacatacacacacacacacatgcacacacacacacacacacacacacatatatatatatgtatatataaatatatatatatatatatatatatatatatatatatatatatatatatatatatatatatatatatatatatatatgagagtgagagacaaatagataaacagacagatagctagatatatatatatatatatatatatatatatatatatatatatatatatatatatatatatatatatatatatatgcatatatatatatatatatgtaaatatatatatatatatatatatatatatatatatatatatatatatatatatatatatagatatatagatatatagatataaatatatatatttacatatatatatatatatatatatatatatatatatatgtatataaatatatatatttataaatatatatatatatatatatatctaaatatatataatatatatatatatatatatatatatatatatatacatatttatatacatatatatatatatatatatatatatatatatatatatatatatatatatatatatatatatatatatatatatatatatatatatatatatgtatatatatatgtgtgtgtgtgtgtgtgtgtgtataaatatatatatatatatatatatatatatatatacatatatatatgtatatatatacattatatatatatatgtatacatacatatatatatataatgtatacatatatatatgtatatatacatataaatatgtatgtatacatacatatatatatgatagtatacatacatatatatatatatacatatatatgtatatatatacatatatatatacatatatatatataaatatatatatatacatatatatatatatatatatatatatatatatatatatatatatatatatatatatatatatatatatatatatatgtgtgtgtgtgtgtgtgtgtgtgtgtgtgtgtgtgtgtgtgtgtgtgtgtgtgtgtgtgtgtgtgtgtgtgtgtgtgtgtgtgtgtgtgtgtatacatatatatatatatatatatatatatatatatatatatatatatatatatatatatatatatatatgtatgtatatatacgattatatatatatatatatatatatatatgtatgtatacatatatatatatatgtatgtatatatatatatatatatatatatatatatatatataatcgtatatatacatacatatatacatatatatatatgaaagtatatatatatatatgcatatatatatacatatatatatatatatatatatatatatatatatatatatatatatatatatatatatatatatatatatatatatatatataaatgcatatatatgtatgtatatattgtatatatatatatatatatatatatatatatatatatatatatatatatatatatatatatatatatgtatatatatatatatatatatatatatatatatatatatatatatatatatatgtattcatatatatatatatatgtacatatatatatatacatatttatatatatttatatatatatatatatatatatatatatatatatatatatatatatatatatacatttatttatttatctatctatctgtctggttatctatttgtctctctctctctcatatatatatatatatatatatatatatgaatatgaatatatatctatatctatatctatatatatatataaatatatgaatatatataaatatatatatataatatatatatatatatatatatatatatatatatatatacatttatatatatagatatagatatatatataaatgtatatatatatatatatatatatatgtatatatatatatattatatatatatatatatatatatatatatatatatatatatatatatatatatatatatatatatatatatatatatatatatatatatatatatatatataaacatttatatgaattaatatatatatatatatacatatatatataaatatatatatatatatatatacataaataaatatatatatatatataatactctctctctctctctctctctctctctctctctctctctctctctctctctctctctctctctctctctctctctctctctctctctccctctctctctctctctatatagatatatatacatatatatattatatatatatatatatatatatatatatatatatatatatatatatattatatacatatatacatatatattatatacatatatatatatatatatatatatatatatatatatatttatatatatataatatatatatgtatatatatctatatatgtatatatatatatatatatacatatatatatatatatatatatatatatatatatatatatacatatatacatatatatatatatatatataaatatatatatatatatatgtatatatatatatatacatatatatatatatatatatatatacatatatatatatatatatatatatatatatatatatatatatatatatatatatatatatatatatgtatatatatacacacacacacacaatatatatatatatatatatatatatatatatatatatatatatatatatatatatatatatatacatatatatatatatatatatataatatattacacacacacacacacacacacacacacacacacacacacacacacatatatatatatatatatatatatatatatatatatatatatatatatatatatatatatatatatatatatgagagtgagagacaaatagataaacagacagatagctatatatatatatatatatatatatatatatatatatatatatatatatatatatatatatatatatatatatatatatatatatgcatatatatatatatatgtaaatatatatatatatctatatgtatatctatatatatatatatatatatattatatatatttatatatatatatatatatatatatttacatatatatatatatatataaataaatatatatatatatatatatatatatataaatatatataaatatatatatatatatatataaatatatatatatatatatatttatatatatatatatatatatatatatatttatatatatatatatatatatatatatatatatataaatatatatatatatatatatatatatatatatatatgtatatgtacatatatacatatatatgtatatgtgtgtgtgtgtgtgtgtgtttgtatatgtatttgtatgtgtatatacatatacatgtatacgaatatatatatatgcatatatatatatacatatatatatatatatatatatatttatttatgtatatgtatatatatatatatgtatatatatatatatatatttatttatataaatatatatatatatatatatatatatatatatatatatgtatgtatgtatgtatgtatacgtagtatatattgtatatacatatatatatatatatatatatatatatatatatatatatatatatatatatacatatatgtgtgtgtgtgtgtgagtgagtgagtgtgtgtgtgtgtgtgtgtgtgtgtgtgtgtgtgttgtgtgtgtgtgtgtatatatatatatatatatatatatatatatatatatacatatatatatatatatatatatatatatatagatgtaaatatatatatatatatatatatatatatatgcatatatatatgtgtatatatatatatgtatatatatatatatatatatatatatatatatacatctatatatatatatatatatatatatatatatatgtatatatatatatatatatattatatatatatatatatatatatatatatatatatatatataaatatatatatatacatgtatatatatatatatatatatatgtatatatatatatatatatatatatatatatatatatatatatatatatatatatataatatatattatatatatatatatatatatatatatatatatatatatatatatatatatatatataatatatatatattattatataaatatatatatatatatatatatatatatatatatatatatatatatatatatatatatatatatatatatatatatatatatacatatatacatatatatatatatatatatatatatatatatatatatatatatatatatatatatatatatatatatgtatatatatcttatatatatatatatatatatatatatatatatatatatatatatatatatatacatttatatatatatatatatatatatatatatatatatatatatatatatatatatatatatatatatatatatatatatatgtatatatatatatatatatatatatatatatatatatatatatatatatatttatatatatgtatatatatatatatatatatatatatatatatatatatatatatatatatatatatatatatatatatatatatatatatatatatatatatatgtatatatacatatatatataagaaatatattatatatatatatattatataaaatatatatatatatatatatatatatatatatacatatatatatatatatatatgatatatatatatatatatcatatatatatatatatatatatatatatatatatatatatatatatatatatatatatatatatatatatatatatgcatatatatatgtatatgtataatatatatatatatatatatatatatatatatatatatatatatatatatatatatatatatatatatatatatatatatatatatatatgtatatatatatatatatatatatatatatatatatatatatatatatatatatataaatatatatatatatgtatatatatatatatatatatatatatatatatatatatatatatatatatatatatatatatatatatatatatatatatatatatatatatttatatatatatatatatatatatatatatatatatatatataaatatatatatatatatatatatatatatatatatatatatatgtacatatatataacatatatatatatatatgtatacatatatatatatatatatatatatatctatataattatatatatatatatatattactatatatatatatatatatatatatatatatatatatatattatatatatatatatatatatatatatatatatatatatatatatatatatatatatatatatatatatatatatatatatatatatatatatatatatatatatatatatatatatatatatatatatatatatatatatatatatatattatatatatatatatatatatatatatatatatatatatatatatatatatatatatatatatatataatatatatatttatatatatatatatatatatatatatatatattatatatatatatatatatatatatatatataaatatatatatatatatatatatatatatatatatatatatatatatatatataaaaatatgatatatatatacatacatatatatatatatatatatatatatatatatatatatatatatatatatatatatatatatatatatatatatatatatatatatatatatatattatatatatcatatatatatatatatatatatatatatatatatatatatatatatatatatatatatatatatatatatatatatatatatatatatatatatatatatatatatataaattatatatatatatatatatatatatatatatatatatatatatatatatatatatatatatatatatatatatatatatatatacatatatatatatatatatatatatatatatatatatatatatatatatatatatatatatatatatatatatatatatatatatatatatatgtatatatatatatatatatatatatatatatatatatataaatatatatatatatatatatatatatatatatatatatatatatatatatatatatatatatatatatatatatgtatatatatatatatatatatatatatacatatatatatatatatatatatatatatatatatatatatatatatatatatatatatatatatatatatatatatatatatacatatatatatatatatatatatatttatatatatatatatatatatatatatatatatatatatatatacatatatatatattatatatatatatattatatatatatatatatatatatatatatatatatatatatatatatatatatatatatattatatatatatatatatatatatttatatatatatatatatatatatatattataatatatatatatatatatatatatatatatctatatatatatatgtatatgtatatatatgtatgtatataattatatatatatatatatatatatatatatatatatatatatatatatatatatatatatatattaaatatatatatatatatatatatatatatatatatatatatatatatatatatatatatatatatatatatatatatatatatatatataaatatatatatatatatatatatttatatatatatatatatatatatatatatatttatatatatatatatatatatatatatataaatatataataatatatatatatatatatatatatatatatatatatatatacatatatatatatatatatatatatatatatatatatatatatatatatatatatatatatatatatatatatatatatatatatatatatatatatatatatatatatatatatatatatatatatatatatatatatatatatatatatatttatatatataaatatatatatatatatatatatatatatatatatatatatatatacatacatacatatatatatatatatatatatatatatatatatatatatatatacatatatatatatNNNNNNNNNNNNNNNNNNNNNNNNNNNNNNNNNNNNNNNNNNNNNNNNNNNNNNNNNNNNNNNNNNNNNNNNNNNNNNNNNNNNNNNNNNNNNNNNNNNNNNNNNNNNNNNN encodes the following:
- the LOC138860256 gene encoding uncharacterized protein; its protein translation is MLLNIYRTIFKTAGLAVSPPSESELPEVEEEIAVERTENAEELTEAEEVVERTEYVEEKLTEAEEVVEWTEDAEEELAEAGEVVDRREDANEELAQAEEVIEWTEDAEEELTEAEVVERTEDAEEELAEAKEVVEWTEFAEEELDEAEEVVERTEDAEEELVESEEAEEVVEWTEDAEEELDESEEVVERTEDAEEELAQAEEIVEWTEDAEEELVEAEEVVEWTEDAEEELDESEEVVERTEDAEEELAQAEEIVERTEDAGELLTEAKDIQQQRLRIKSANSVDGFASEINATLTKAAGVKPVIFLSRLRLTKEASLALPVSNLETSVSSIKTWGRRNKTQFPLWGDEDVDAFISVVKDIQQQKIAAEVKYQKCQRKIPYDPYLIPLILRKGGFRLTDLNRKYCVKVHIGRTSQCLSFKGNAQDADGFASEINVILTKAARGKAVTRSIETETGQRGIAGITG